Proteins co-encoded in one Malus sylvestris chromosome 7, drMalSylv7.2, whole genome shotgun sequence genomic window:
- the LOC126628527 gene encoding LOW QUALITY PROTEIN: uncharacterized protein At1g01500 (The sequence of the model RefSeq protein was modified relative to this genomic sequence to represent the inferred CDS: inserted 1 base in 1 codon; deleted 1 base in 1 codon) — protein sequence MEQHDTNSIQIVNGPSLAHCAWLEIRLFYVRVEPCVIGSVPDYLXLGISLEISGTCVPASDSASFTLRRDRVDKESSEMTYVSTDRVRVTGGVEFEVYENNDMVLCVSLERMEGVWLDGNAGGLENDSRTGWSMDCYMAASINSGSSSFFLPKLGVSAPSIEVYIAGYCSGVPVILTKNIQHSPRRKAPRHAALDAIPEDEEVGKEHSKGCNGMIHHRKLQIRDSEIEEYESEGKIGRHFDSDEMYTGEDGQLTWFNAGVRVGVGISLGIGIGVGLLMRSYQATTSNFRRRFL from the exons ATGGAGCAGCATGACACAAATTCCATACAAATTGTAAACGGCCCGTCGTTGGCCCACTGCGCCTGGCTCGAAATCCGGTTGTTTTACGTCCGGGTTGAGCCCTGCGTCATCGGGAGTGTTCCCGACTACC AACTTGGGATATCGCTTGAAATCAGCGGGACCTGCGTTCCGGCGTCGGACTCGGCCTCGTTCACGCTCCGCCGCGATCGGGTCGATAAGGAGTCGTCGGAGATGACGTACGTCAGCACCGATAGAGTGAGGGTCACCGGTGGGGTGGAGTTCGAGGTGTACGAGAACAATGACATGGTTCTGTGTGTGTCTCTGGAGCGGATGGAGGGTGTTTGGCTAGACGGAAATGCGGGGGGATTGGAGAACGATTCGAGAACGGGGTGGAGTATGGATTGCTACATGGCCGCCTCGATCAATTCGGGTTCTTCCTCGTTTTTTCTGCCGAAACTCGGGGTCTCCGCCCCGTCAATTGAGGTTTATATCGCCGGGTATTGCTCCGGTGTGCCTGTGATATTGACA AAAAACATACAGCATAGTCCGAGGCGGAAGGCCCCCAGGCACGCTGCGCTCGATGCCATTCCGGAGGATGAGGAGGTTGGGAAGGAGCACAGCAAGGGCTGTAATGGGATGATTCACCATCGGAAACTTCAG ATTAGAGACTCTGAAATTGAAGAGTATGAGTCAGAAGGGAAAATTGGACGTCATTTCGACTCCGATGAAATGTACACTGGTGAGGACGGCCAACTCACATGGTTTAATGCTGGGGTTAGAGTTGGTGTTGGAATTAGCCTTGGGATAGGGATTGGTGTTGGATTGCTCATGCGTTCCTATCAAGCGACTACCAGTAATTTCCGGAGGAGGTTTCTCTGA